The region ATCTTTTGCTCTTAATGGGAATATATGACCTGGTTTACTGAAGTCATGAGGTTGTGTGTCTTTGTTAATGATCGCTTGTATGGTTTTTGCTCTATCACTAGCACTTATTCCTGTAGTTACTCCATGACCTCTTAAATCTACAGAAACAGTAAAGGCTGTCTCCAGAGGATCAGAATTATTAGTGACCATCATGGTAAGTTCTAATTCTTTACATCTCGATTGTGTAAGAGGAGCACAGATTAAACCACGACCATGAGTAGCCATAAAATTGATCATTTCTGGAGTGACAGATCTTGCACTAGCCAGAAAATCACCTTCGTTCTCACGATTTTCATCATCTACCACGATGATGACTTTTCCATTTCTAATATCTTCTATAGCGTCTTCAATACGATCCAACTGTATAGCTTTTGAAGTTTTTTCTTCGGTAATCATAATCCTTAATCCTTTGTTACAAAGATAAGGATTAAGCCGTTGCACTAGGAGATTTTGGGTGTTTTTTAAACTTTGCAAAGAGCTTGGTAAAGCTGAATTCGTTACTAAAGATTCCTTGATCTGTGGTGGCTCTGTAGGTAAGGTAAATTCCTATAGGAAAAATAATAAATGTACTCATCCATGCTCCAAGCCAGGCGGGGAAAGCATCTTCAGCAGCAGCTTTTTCTGCAAAAATACCTATAAAGTGATAGGTCAGAAAAAATAAGGTAGCTATTACGAGGGGCAATCCCATACCTCCTTTTTTTATGATGGCTCCTAATGGTGCACCAATAAAAAACAAGATGACACAGGCAACTCCTAAAACATATTTCTTATGAATCTCTATCTCGTGTTTTGCCAGCCTAGATTTTTCTCCTTTTATTTGTGACACTCGATTTTGAACAGCGGCTCGCTGACTGCGCATTTTAGAGGTAGCCACATCTAAAGCTCTACGTTGGTCAAATATTTTCAGGGAAGTTAATAGGTCTTTAGGGGTCTCTTTTATGGTGTCTAGCTCCACTCTATTATCTAATACACTGGGGGACCAAGTATGATGTTGGTTGTTTCTATAGATTTTGTAATTGTTTGTTAGTGCTAAAGAAAAAGTATCGATGCGATTGTAGAGTTCATTAATATTAAGCATTCTATGATTATCAGTGACGGATTCTTCACTGAGATCTACTTTATTCAATTGGGATACATCAATATTTAGCGTGTAACTGTCAAAATAACTTTTTACAAATGGGGAACTATTTGCCTTTCTTGGCTGGGTGAGGTATAAGTCTTCATAGTAATTGCCTTCTTCTAGAACCAGCTGTATCACGTTAGACTTTAAAGAACTTTTTAACTCCCCTCGTTTGCTTTTTATAACCGTGTAATTACCGTTTTTACTAGGGTTCTTTTTATGTATGATGACATCGTTCAAGAATTCACCGTTTTCGCCAGACTTTTTGGCTACTTTAATATTGATATCGCCTAATTGATTGAAGGTACCCTCACTTATCGCCATAGCCGGTTTCATCTTAGCAATATTACCACGCAAGTTTCTTTGTTTTAAATACCCCCAAGGAATAACAGAATTAGCAAACAGAAATGAGGTAATCCCGATCCCTAGAATAACAACGGTTAGCGATCTCATGGCTCTTTGCAGAGAAATACCATTAGACTTCATTGCCGCAAATTCATAGTTCTCTGCCATACTCCCAAAAACCAAAATCGCCGCCAGTAATACACTTAAAGGTAGTGCGATAGGCACAGCTACTGGAGTAGAGTAGTAAAGAAATTTTACAATCGTTATCACGTCTAGGTCTTTTCCTGCCAGCTCTTTAATGTATAACCATATCGCTTGTAGAATAAGAATAAACATTAACACAACAAAGACGCTTAAAAACGTCTTTATGTATTGAGTCAATATGTAACGATCTAATATCTTCAAATTATATCGAGTAGTAAAGGTTCAAGTAATTCATGATAAATGGAAATTAGTTCATTTCTTGAATAACCCAATTTTGATATTGAGACGCATCAAAGGTAAAGGAGCTCTTAGGTAATGGCTCGTTTGTTTTTAAAGATTTCAAAGTAAATGTAGCTACAGTTCCAGAGTTTTCTGTGATGATCGCTTTTTTGATATGCTTTGTATTTACATCTATTCCTAATAAAACACTCTTGTATTCAGAATTAGATTTAATGGGCGTTAATTTTATAAATTGTATTTTTCTTCCGCCTTCGTTTTGAATGATATCCCATTTTTTGGTGTATCCTTTCTCATAAAAAGTAAGGATGTTAGAAGGAGTGATCATTTGATTCCCATTTGTACTCACTTTAGAAATCGTTACCTGCTGATCTTCAGAATTAACAGCATATTGCTTTTTACCATCAAATATGTAGGTAGTTCCTAAAAAGTTGACATGGTATTTTTGACCAGCCATCGTTGCATCACCTTGCACATCCATATCAGTGCCGGATTTAGGATTCCTGAAATTTCCTTTATAGGTGAAGGATACGTTGTTGTAGGACTTGAATTTCTGTGCTACTTCATGGAGTAATTTATCTGCTTGAGCGTCTTGTGCTGTTGCCGCTTTCGCGAAAGCGAAAACCATAAAAACAGATAGGATATAATTTTTCATTGTGTGACTTTAATTGTTGCTTTCTTCATTTAAAAATACTTCTAGAGAGGCGAGATCTGGAATTATAACTTGTCTCGCTTTACTTCCTTCAAAACCACCTACAATACCAGCCGCTTCCAGTTGATCGATAATTCGACCAGCACGATTGTAACCCAGTTTCAATTTACGCTGCAATAATGAGGCGCTACCTTGCTGGGCAATGACTATAATTTCTGCAGCTTCTTTGAATTTTGCATCTCTCTCTTCTATATTATTATCAATACCTATGCCACCCTCTTCACCTACATACTCCGGAAGTAAATGTGCATCAGGATAAGCTTTTTGTCCACCTATAAAGTCTGTTATTTTCTCTACTTCTGGAGTGTCTACAAAAGCGCATTGAATCCGTATCAATTCATTTCCAGCAGTATACAGCATGTCTCCTCGACCTATCAATTGGTCTGCGCCACCGCTGTCTAGAATGGTACGAGAATCCACTTTTTGCATTACTCTAAAAGAAATTCTAGCAGGGAAGTTGGCCTTTATCATACCTGTAATTACATTAACTGAAGGACGCTGCGTCGCGATGATCAAGTGAATCCCTATGGCACGAGCGAGTTGCGCCAGTCTAGCAATAGGAGTTTCTACCTCTTTACCAGCGGTCATGATCAAGTCAGCAAACTCATCTACTACCAGTACGATGTAAGGCAAGTACTTATGACCGTTTGCAGGATTGAGTTTACGCGCTTTAAATTTAGTGTTGTATTCTTTGATATTACGACACATCGCATCTTTAAGAATATCATAACGCTGATCCATCTCAATACATAGACTATTCAAGGTGTTGATCACCTTAGAATTGTCAGTGATAATAGCCTCTTCACTGTCCGGTAATTTGGCCAGATAATGTCTTTCTATTTTGTTGAACAAA is a window of Nonlabens sp. MB-3u-79 DNA encoding:
- a CDS encoding LolA family protein, producing MKNYILSVFMVFAFAKAATAQDAQADKLLHEVAQKFKSYNNVSFTYKGNFRNPKSGTDMDVQGDATMAGQKYHVNFLGTTYIFDGKKQYAVNSEDQQVTISKVSTNGNQMITPSNILTFYEKGYTKKWDIIQNEGGRKIQFIKLTPIKSNSEYKSVLLGIDVNTKHIKKAIITENSGTVATFTLKSLKTNEPLPKSSFTFDASQYQNWVIQEMN
- a CDS encoding LptF/LptG family permease, producing the protein MKILDRYILTQYIKTFLSVFVVLMFILILQAIWLYIKELAGKDLDVITIVKFLYYSTPVAVPIALPLSVLLAAILVFGSMAENYEFAAMKSNGISLQRAMRSLTVVILGIGITSFLFANSVIPWGYLKQRNLRGNIAKMKPAMAISEGTFNQLGDINIKVAKKSGENGEFLNDVIIHKKNPSKNGNYTVIKSKRGELKSSLKSNVIQLVLEEGNYYEDLYLTQPRKANSSPFVKSYFDSYTLNIDVSQLNKVDLSEESVTDNHRMLNINELYNRIDTFSLALTNNYKIYRNNQHHTWSPSVLDNRVELDTIKETPKDLLTSLKIFDQRRALDVATSKMRSQRAAVQNRVSQIKGEKSRLAKHEIEIHKKYVLGVACVILFFIGAPLGAIIKKGGMGLPLVIATLFFLTYHFIGIFAEKAAAEDAFPAWLGAWMSTFIIFPIGIYLTYRATTDQGIFSNEFSFTKLFAKFKKHPKSPSATA